The Streptomyces sp. ALI-76-A nucleotide sequence TCGGAGGGCGGGGCCGTGATGTGGGTGCCGCGGCCGAGGCCGCGCAGGTCCAGGGAGGTCGGGTCGTCCCAGCCCATGCGGTAGAGCAGCTGGGGGAGCTCGGCGGCGGCGCCGGGGGAGACGAGGAAGTGGGCGCGGCCCTGAGGGGTCGCGGCCACCGGGCCGAGGGGCAGGCCCATGCGCTCCAGCCGGACCAGGGCGCGGCGCCCGGCGGGCTCGGCCACCTCGATCACGTCGAACGCCCGGCCGACCGGCAGCATCACCGCGGCACCGGGGAACTCCGACCAGGCCCGGGTCACCTCGTCGAGCGTGGCCCCGGCCGGGACCTGCGGCGCGAAGTCGAGGGGGTGGGCGCCGGGGGCGGCGCAGTCGGCGCGCCCGCACGAGCAGGCACCTGCCGCGGCCCGCGCGCCCGGGACGACGTCCCAGCCCCAGAGCCCGGTGAACTCGGCGACGGCGGTGCACTCCGACGAGCGGCCGCGCCGACGTGAACCGGAGCGGATCTCCCGGATACCGCCGATCGTGAAGCCCATACCCCCTCCAACGGGTCCGACCTGCCGTAGTTACGCGACGAACGCGTACCGCGACGCTCCGTGGTCGCGTGCGGGCACTTTCGGCGCTCGGGGGCGCTCCAGGTGGTGCGCCGGACAGTGCGCGCCCCCAAGTGCATCGCTTCGTCCATTCCCGGTCGCCCTCTGTCAAGTGAATCGTGGGGAGGTCACCGATAGTTCATTCGAAGGGGTGGCGAATGGTGGCGTTTCCGGGACCGCCGTGGCTGGACGCGTGATCGTGGGATTACGTTGAGTGCACGAGCCCTGGGGGCACATGCGCTCGTGGGTATGCCGGAGGCAACTCGGCTCCCCGTTCGAAGGATGACAACCGCCGGACGGGAGGCTCTATTTACCGGCATTCTGATAAGGCTTGGCGCACTCAGTGACAAGTGGTCTCAGGGATGGGGGCGTTCCAGTGAGCGGCAACGGCGGTAGCGGGACGAACGCGGCGAGCGCAGCGCACGCGGACAGGCGCCCCAACGAGCTGCTCACCTCCTGGTTCGTGCGCAGCGGCTGGTCCAAGGGTGAGCTGGCGCGTCAAGTCAACCGCCGGGCCCGCCAGTTGGGTGCCAACCACATCTCCACCGACACCTCGCGGGTCCGCCGCTGGCTGGACGGCGAGAACCCCCGCGAACCCATTCCCAGGATCCTGTCCGAGCTGTTCTCCGAGCGGTTCGGCTGTGTCGTCTCCGTC carries:
- a CDS encoding bifunctional DNA primase/polymerase, yielding MGFTIGGIREIRSGSRRRGRSSECTAVAEFTGLWGWDVVPGARAAAGACSCGRADCAAPGAHPLDFAPQVPAGATLDEVTRAWSEFPGAAVMLPVGRAFDVIEVAEPAGRRALVRLERMGLPLGPVAATPQGRAHFLVSPGAAAELPQLLYRMGWDDPTSLDLRGLGRGTHITAPPSDRGGLGPVRWLRPPALDTATKPPAAGLLLGTLAYVAHRSRAES